A single Marinitoga aeolica DNA region contains:
- a CDS encoding YceD family protein, with amino-acid sequence MLNDKLRDAKLIYDLDRIEEKEFFTFKLEWQQIDTPEGVFNILSPVEIEFEIEKNSDGFILKGKVETVIELVCSRCLKKYNERIKGEIEAYYINEKFSGLYTKSEKLESLDNIIFFSENKVDITDRIIESILMEIPDKPLCKEDCKGLCPICGVDLNENPNHKHEEEYIDPRFEKLLDIFNDEK; translated from the coding sequence ATGTTAAACGATAAATTAAGAGATGCTAAACTTATATATGATTTAGATAGAATCGAAGAGAAGGAATTTTTTACTTTTAAATTAGAATGGCAACAGATAGATACACCTGAAGGGGTATTTAATATACTTTCTCCAGTAGAAATAGAATTTGAAATAGAAAAAAATTCCGATGGTTTTATTTTGAAAGGTAAAGTTGAAACTGTTATTGAATTAGTTTGCTCAAGATGTTTAAAAAAATACAATGAAAGAATAAAGGGTGAGATTGAGGCTTATTATATAAATGAAAAATTTTCTGGGTTATACACAAAAAGTGAAAAATTAGAATCCCTGGATAATATAATTTTCTTTTCAGAAAATAAAGTAGATATTACAGATAGAATTATTGAATCAATATTAATGGAAATTCCAGATAAACCATTATGTAAAGAAGATTGTAAAGGATTATGTCCAATTTGTGGAGTAGATTTGAATGAAAATCCAAATCATAAGCATGAAGAAGAATATATAGATCCAAGGTTTGAAAAATTATTGGATATATTTAATGATGAAAAATAA
- a CDS encoding RluA family pseudouridine synthase → MEENFLVTNRENGWRLDKFVVEKVPEWISRTYVQKAIKQGQIIVNGDLKKPSYKIKNGEIITIEVPDKPPSIEVLPENISLNIIYEDKDIIVVNKPPFMIVHPVVNKVTGTLVNALLYHCTDLQGIGGELRPGIVHRLDKNTSGAIVVAKNDLAHQSLSKQFKDRKTKKTYIALVKGLLKKKSGEINAPLARHPQIKIKMAVVPGGKESVTIYKIIKEFKNKASLAWINLKTGRTHQIRVHFKYIGHPLLGDDVYGKPAEDYKYGIERQMLHALKLGLFHPRTNKWMEFVAPIPDDFKKAMINLEKE, encoded by the coding sequence GTGGAAGAAAACTTTTTAGTTACGAATAGAGAAAATGGCTGGCGATTAGATAAATTTGTAGTAGAAAAGGTTCCTGAATGGATATCAAGAACATATGTGCAAAAAGCTATAAAACAGGGACAAATAATAGTCAATGGAGATTTAAAAAAACCATCGTACAAAATAAAAAATGGAGAAATAATAACAATTGAAGTGCCAGATAAGCCACCATCTATAGAAGTTTTGCCGGAAAATATATCACTAAATATAATTTATGAAGATAAAGACATAATAGTAGTAAATAAACCTCCTTTTATGATAGTTCATCCTGTTGTAAATAAAGTAACAGGAACTTTGGTAAATGCATTGTTATATCATTGTACAGATTTGCAGGGGATAGGCGGAGAATTAAGACCTGGAATTGTGCATAGATTAGATAAAAATACCTCAGGTGCAATAGTGGTAGCTAAAAATGATTTAGCACATCAATCTTTAAGTAAACAATTTAAAGATAGAAAAACAAAAAAAACATATATAGCTTTGGTGAAAGGACTTTTGAAGAAAAAAAGTGGTGAAATAAATGCACCATTGGCGAGACATCCGCAAATTAAAATAAAAATGGCAGTTGTTCCAGGTGGAAAAGAATCCGTTACTATTTATAAAATAATAAAGGAATTTAAAAATAAAGCATCTTTAGCTTGGATAAATCTAAAAACTGGAAGAACACATCAAATAAGAGTCCATTTTAAATATATAGGACATCCATTACTTGGCGATGATGTTTACGGAAAACCAGCTGAAGATTATAAATATGGTATTGAAAGACAAATGTTGCATGCTCTAAAATTGGGTTTGTTCCATCCAAGAACAAATAAATGGATGGAATTTGTAGCTCCAATACCCGATGATTTTAAAAAAGCAATGATTAACTTAGAAAAAGAATGA
- the lspA gene encoding signal peptidase II, whose product MDWLIPFILVFDQISKKLAQEYLAGKTIHIIGDFLTLSYVTNTGIAFGMLQGHPFLMGIIATFVVTIIYVYRKIHLKQHKSFLFDLSTVFIIGGALGNIYDRIRIEYVVDMFSVKYFSVFNVADSFVTIGGILLAVYYLKRSNDPWKKTF is encoded by the coding sequence TTGGATTGGTTAATTCCATTTATACTGGTATTTGATCAAATATCAAAAAAATTAGCTCAAGAATATTTAGCTGGAAAAACTATACATATTATAGGAGATTTTTTAACCTTATCTTATGTTACAAATACAGGTATAGCTTTTGGGATGCTTCAAGGGCATCCGTTTCTTATGGGAATTATTGCAACATTTGTAGTTACAATAATATATGTATATAGAAAAATACATCTTAAACAACATAAGTCTTTTTTGTTTGATCTATCTACTGTTTTTATAATAGGTGGTGCTCTTGGAAATATATATGATAGAATAAGAATTGAATATGTTGTAGATATGTTTAGCGTTAAATATTTTTCTGTTTTTAATGTTGCAGATTCTTTTGTAACTATAGGAGGAATTCTTTTGGCTGTTTATTATTTAAAAAGGAGTAATGATCCGTGGAAGAAAACTTTTTAG
- a CDS encoding CheR family methyltransferase produces MNEKSLYSSPYDDKEYVWLLDNIARHFQLDLRGYKQHRVRRRIDMLMRKYSYKDYKTYFEDLRKDGKLWDEFLDKLTINVTEFFRNPEKWDYLKKHILPKILKERSTKTKIWSAGCSTGEEPYTHAIILEELNAPKNIKVLATDLDKFVLQKAKRGIYSERSMINVPEDIRKKYFRKVDNETYEVLSHVKNRVVFKQHNLLMDKFESDIDLISCRNVVIYFDMDAKNKLYKNFANSLRSGGVLFVGSTERIFNYKSLGLEVIEPFFYQKVSD; encoded by the coding sequence ATGAATGAAAAAAGTTTATATTCTTCACCTTATGATGATAAGGAATATGTATGGTTATTAGATAATATTGCCAGGCATTTTCAACTTGATTTAAGAGGTTACAAACAACATAGGGTTAGAAGAAGAATTGATATGTTAATGAGAAAGTATTCTTATAAAGATTATAAAACTTATTTTGAAGATTTAAGAAAAGATGGTAAACTATGGGATGAATTTTTAGATAAACTAACTATTAATGTTACGGAATTTTTTAGAAATCCAGAAAAGTGGGATTATTTAAAGAAACACATTTTACCCAAAATACTAAAAGAAAGAAGTACAAAAACAAAAATATGGAGTGCAGGTTGCTCTACTGGAGAAGAACCGTATACTCATGCAATAATACTTGAAGAATTAAATGCACCTAAAAATATAAAAGTATTGGCAACTGATTTGGATAAATTTGTATTACAAAAGGCAAAAAGAGGAATTTATTCGGAAAGATCTATGATTAATGTTCCGGAAGATATAAGAAAAAAATATTTTAGAAAAGTGGATAATGAAACTTATGAGGTTTTGTCTCATGTGAAGAATAGAGTAGTATTTAAACAACATAATCTTTTAATGGATAAATTTGAAAGTGATATAGATTTAATTTCATGTAGAAATGTAGTTATTTATTTTGATATGGATGCTAAAAATAAATTATACAAAAACTTTGCCAATTCTTTAAGAAGCGGTGGAGTGCTTTTTGTGGGCTCAACAGAAAGAATATTTAATTATAAGAGTTTGGGATTGGAAGTAATAGAACCTTTCTTTTACCAAAAAGTGAGTGATTAA
- a CDS encoding YebC/PmpR family DNA-binding transcriptional regulator, with product MSGHNKWANIKHRKAAQDAKRSKIFTKLIRELTVAAKEGGADPESNPRLRTAIEKAKEANMPKDKIEAAIKKGAGGTDADSYVEIMYEGYGPAGVAIIMRALTDNKNRAAQEVRHILSKHGGSLAESGAVAWNFERKAMIIVPKSEIADLDEFMMVALDAGAEDVIEDEEIQVIASPDDMAQVRDTLKDMGYSVKATLTYIPKTTVKIAGSDAEKLLKLLDALEDSDDIQEVFANFEIDDEEMERLAQNM from the coding sequence ATGTCAGGTCATAACAAGTGGGCAAATATAAAGCACAGAAAAGCAGCACAGGATGCCAAAAGATCCAAAATATTCACTAAACTTATTAGGGAATTGACTGTTGCTGCTAAAGAAGGTGGGGCAGATCCTGAATCAAATCCAAGATTAAGAACTGCTATTGAAAAAGCAAAAGAAGCAAATATGCCAAAAGACAAGATTGAAGCTGCTATAAAAAAAGGTGCAGGAGGAACAGATGCAGATTCATATGTAGAAATAATGTATGAAGGCTATGGTCCAGCTGGGGTTGCAATAATAATGAGGGCTTTAACAGATAATAAAAATAGAGCTGCTCAAGAGGTAAGGCATATTCTTTCAAAGCATGGTGGTAGTTTAGCTGAAAGTGGAGCAGTTGCATGGAATTTTGAAAGAAAAGCTATGATAATTGTTCCAAAATCAGAAATAGCAGATTTAGACGAATTTATGATGGTTGCTTTAGATGCCGGAGCTGAAGATGTAATTGAAGATGAAGAAATACAGGTAATAGCTTCTCCAGATGATATGGCTCAAGTTCGAGACACATTGAAAGATATGGGATACTCTGTAAAGGCAACTTTAACCTACATACCAAAAACAACAGTTAAAATTGCGGGTTCAGATGCAGAAAAATTATTGAAATTACTTGATGCATTAGAAGATAGTGATGATATTCAAGAAGTATTTGCTAATTTTGAAATAGATGATGAAGAAATGGAAAGATTGGCACAAAATATGTAA
- a CDS encoding GAF domain-containing SpoIIE family protein phosphatase, which produces MDKATEYGLEIYRELNNKIKYYKDEPKNLEEIKSRVKNLVEKLLEESENYRVQLEEFSLQLEAQVEELSKLYEELTAVLDIGKILHETLDPRTSMNKILERIKDIITYDDIVVGEFSDFPPRKDFKIIHADFNSLDFEKTVQFIDYLNESNKIKPLIFEKNPLTKEEIPIMFIPIESRIKVWGFFLFYGSKKGIFTAGNRKIMESISEQIAFSYDTLDFLNKKIEQEKLGEQLRIASEIQKSLLPKEIPQFENIDIEAFYRPAYDIGGDYYDVVNLGDKVFLVLADVSGKSVPAALIMTSFRSILRHELEKDHNLTTIVSNLNDYISKEIPQDRFVTSIFMMLDYKNKTIEMINCGHNPTLILKDGELLTFDAEYMPIGIMEGFIFESQKLYYENNINVALYTDGVTEARNENGDEFELERLIKIFKETKDTTSKETIRTIINELDKFVGKASQHDDTTIMIIKSK; this is translated from the coding sequence ATGGATAAAGCCACCGAATATGGATTGGAAATTTATCGGGAATTAAATAATAAAATTAAGTATTATAAGGATGAACCTAAAAACTTAGAAGAAATTAAATCTAGAGTAAAGAATCTGGTTGAAAAATTGTTAGAAGAAAGCGAAAATTATAGAGTACAACTTGAAGAATTTTCTTTACAATTAGAAGCTCAGGTTGAGGAACTGTCAAAATTATATGAGGAATTAACTGCTGTTCTTGATATAGGTAAAATTTTGCATGAAACACTTGATCCACGAACTTCAATGAATAAAATCCTGGAAAGAATAAAAGATATAATTACTTATGATGATATAGTTGTTGGCGAATTTTCTGATTTTCCACCAAGAAAAGATTTTAAGATTATACATGCCGATTTTAATTCGCTTGACTTTGAAAAAACAGTACAATTTATTGATTATTTAAATGAATCAAATAAAATAAAACCATTGATATTCGAAAAAAATCCTTTAACCAAAGAGGAAATTCCCATTATGTTCATACCAATAGAATCGAGAATAAAAGTATGGGGTTTTTTTCTATTTTATGGTTCAAAAAAAGGCATATTTACAGCAGGAAATAGAAAAATAATGGAATCAATTTCTGAGCAAATAGCTTTTAGTTATGATACACTTGATTTTTTAAATAAAAAAATAGAACAAGAAAAATTAGGAGAACAATTAAGAATAGCTTCTGAAATACAAAAGTCATTGTTGCCAAAAGAAATACCACAATTCGAAAATATTGATATAGAAGCGTTTTATAGACCAGCATATGATATTGGTGGAGATTATTATGATGTAGTAAATTTGGGAGATAAAGTTTTTCTTGTTTTAGCAGATGTTTCTGGTAAAAGTGTTCCAGCTGCTTTAATAATGACATCATTCAGATCAATATTAAGGCATGAATTGGAAAAAGATCATAATTTAACAACAATAGTTTCTAATTTAAATGATTATATATCTAAGGAAATCCCGCAAGATAGATTCGTTACTTCTATTTTTATGATGCTGGATTATAAAAATAAAACTATCGAGATGATAAATTGTGGTCATAATCCAACACTGATTCTAAAAGATGGAGAGTTACTAACATTTGACGCAGAATATATGCCTATTGGAATCATGGAAGGATTTATATTTGAGAGTCAAAAATTATATTATGAAAATAATATAAATGTAGCTTTGTATACAGATGGAGTAACAGAAGCGAGAAATGAAAATGGTGATGAGTTTGAATTAGAAAGATTAATAAAAATATTTAAAGAAACAAAAGATACGACTTCAAAAGAAACTATAAGAACAATAATAAATGAATTAGATAAATTTGTGGGGAAAGCGTCTCAACATGATGATACAACAATAATGATAATAAAATCAAAATGA
- a CDS encoding response regulator transcription factor: MNKKILIVDDSDVLRKILSFNFKKEGFEVYEARDGEEGLKKIKELMPDAVCLDIMMPKMDGFTVLKRLKEENIKVPILVLTAKGGEEDENLALSLGAFKVATKPFSPKNIVDIIKQAVGING, from the coding sequence TTGAACAAGAAAATTTTAATTGTAGATGATTCAGATGTGTTAAGGAAAATATTATCATTTAATTTCAAAAAAGAAGGATTTGAAGTTTATGAAGCAAGAGATGGTGAAGAAGGATTAAAAAAAATAAAAGAATTAATGCCAGATGCAGTTTGTCTTGATATAATGATGCCAAAAATGGATGGCTTTACTGTTTTAAAGAGATTAAAAGAAGAAAATATAAAAGTTCCTATTTTAGTTTTAACAGCAAAGGGCGGAGAAGAAGATGAAAATTTAGCATTGTCTCTTGGTGCATTTAAAGTTGCAACGAAGCCTTTTAGTCCGAAAAATATTGTTGATATTATAAAACAGGCGGTGGGGATAAATGGATAA
- a CDS encoding TIGR03936 family radical SAM-associated protein, which produces MKYLLRFKKFGRSIYISHNDTLEEIERMFRRAKIDLEYTQGFHSKPRLSISQAIPLGYINRVLYVILNTNTMQNFSNFNNYVSEGFKLIEYKSVEDNYKLRIKYYSFRIYISENLFPFFYEKVINGDLKNRFVDLDYEINKNGIYVLKYKQEYNKIYNIWKIFNGIKEDFIFYPVVYDVIWGD; this is translated from the coding sequence TTGAAATATCTTTTAAGATTTAAAAAATTTGGTAGATCCATTTATATCTCACATAACGATACTTTGGAAGAAATAGAAAGAATGTTTAGAAGGGCGAAAATAGATTTAGAATATACACAAGGGTTTCATTCAAAACCCAGGTTAAGCATTTCTCAAGCAATTCCGCTCGGTTATATCAATAGAGTGCTTTATGTCATTTTAAATACCAATACTATGCAAAATTTTTCAAATTTTAACAATTATGTATCCGAAGGGTTCAAATTAATAGAGTATAAATCTGTGGAAGATAATTATAAGTTGAGAATAAAATATTATTCATTTAGAATTTATATATCGGAAAATCTTTTTCCATTTTTTTATGAGAAAGTTATTAATGGAGATTTGAAAAATAGATTTGTAGATTTAGATTACGAAATAAATAAAAATGGAATTTATGTGTTAAAATATAAACAGGAATATAATAAAATATATAATATATGGAAGATTTTTAATGGGATTAAAGAAGATTTTATATTTTATCCTGTTGTTTATGACGTGATTTGGGGGGATTGA
- a CDS encoding transglycosylase domain-containing protein — protein MKYFLSGLLTILITGMILFSYTHKLFVKKSIFSFNSNYNTYLFSNSSEILPPKFVYTKLSNAPIDLLFTLLWSEDRDFFGHPGFNLKGLIRSIITNIKSGTTYGGSTITQQVVKNIYLNQKKVISRKILEIFLSFWVERYYTKNEILESYINIAYLGNDINGFGAAAKRYFGKNLKDLNLSEISILVGIINAPEYYNPYKHPLRAKKQALIILNSLLNNQLLTNNDYKLYTQYLNNIEFKKPYFDENNLQLLLAIKNEESKLNLTGGGYIVKSTINRDLFETIKDTWQASQSAIIIDNKTGKIISFFGSQYDVFYSHRQIGSTIKPFYYLLALNKGYDINTPLIDEPLKIGNWSPQNFEKTFKGEVSLKEALIHSINIPSIHLFLSLENSPQKSVSTVETFLRNIGIDGFYPHDITLSLGTLESNVFNIARAFSIFPNYGLIPKTYIIDEIYDKNGNLIYKKTPEIEKKIQTIKNKSYSIMNNLLESVVSEGTAKNLFPVKKEFYGKTGTAEYSVWFSGYDGKISISTRRDGKFLLSTTHAIPIARRILNIYYSYTPFTKVPKFFFYYNKTSNDSFESFISNNFNKKELFFSKKNYIKNIQNYEFLFPDLFLKYYNYNNKDSSFKLFEFDKLNIKKFKNSLDLGEKNIYSNYIKEKLFLDYYFPDLYIAIK, from the coding sequence TTGAAATATTTTTTATCAGGACTTCTTACAATTCTTATCACTGGTATGATATTATTTAGTTATACACACAAACTTTTTGTAAAAAAATCTATTTTTTCATTCAATAGTAATTATAATACATATCTTTTCTCAAATAGTAGTGAAATTTTACCTCCAAAATTTGTATATACAAAATTGTCAAACGCTCCTATAGATTTATTGTTTACATTATTGTGGTCTGAAGACAGAGACTTTTTTGGACATCCGGGTTTTAATTTAAAAGGGCTTATTAGATCTATTATTACAAATATAAAAAGTGGAACTACATATGGCGGGAGTACTATCACTCAACAAGTTGTAAAAAATATATATTTGAATCAAAAAAAAGTTATATCAAGAAAAATTTTAGAAATATTTCTTTCATTTTGGGTTGAACGTTATTATACAAAAAATGAAATTTTAGAATCATACATAAATATCGCTTATTTAGGTAATGATATAAATGGCTTTGGTGCCGCTGCAAAAAGATATTTTGGAAAGAATTTAAAAGATTTAAATTTATCAGAAATTTCTATACTTGTTGGAATTATAAACGCTCCAGAATATTATAATCCATACAAACATCCATTAAGAGCGAAAAAACAAGCTTTAATCATCCTAAACTCATTATTAAACAATCAATTATTAACCAATAATGATTATAAATTATATACTCAATATTTAAATAACATAGAATTTAAAAAACCTTATTTCGACGAAAATAATTTACAGCTACTTCTTGCAATAAAGAATGAGGAATCTAAATTAAATTTAACTGGCGGAGGATACATAGTTAAATCTACAATAAACAGAGATTTATTTGAAACCATAAAGGATACATGGCAAGCATCCCAAAGTGCTATAATTATAGACAATAAAACCGGAAAAATTATCAGTTTTTTTGGCAGCCAATATGATGTTTTTTATTCACATCGTCAAATCGGATCCACTATAAAACCGTTTTACTATTTATTAGCTTTAAATAAAGGATATGACATAAATACTCCTCTAATAGACGAACCATTAAAAATTGGAAACTGGTCACCACAAAATTTCGAGAAAACTTTTAAAGGAGAAGTTTCTTTAAAAGAAGCTCTTATTCATTCTATAAATATTCCTTCAATTCACTTGTTTCTAAGTTTAGAAAATTCACCCCAAAAATCTGTTTCTACTGTCGAAACCTTTTTAAGAAATATCGGAATTGACGGATTTTATCCTCATGATATAACTTTATCTCTCGGAACATTAGAAAGTAATGTATTTAATATCGCAAGAGCATTTTCAATATTTCCAAATTATGGCTTAATTCCTAAAACTTATATAATCGATGAGATATATGATAAAAATGGAAATTTAATCTATAAAAAAACACCTGAAATAGAAAAAAAAATACAAACAATAAAGAATAAATCTTATAGCATAATGAATAACCTTTTAGAAAGTGTCGTTTCTGAAGGAACAGCTAAAAATCTGTTTCCTGTAAAAAAAGAATTTTATGGGAAAACAGGAACTGCTGAATATTCTGTATGGTTTTCGGGATATGATGGAAAAATTTCTATTTCAACAAGAAGAGATGGAAAATTTTTACTATCAACTACACATGCCATTCCTATAGCCAGAAGAATTTTAAATATTTATTATTCATATACTCCTTTCACAAAAGTTCCTAAATTTTTCTTTTATTATAATAAAACTTCAAATGATTCTTTTGAAAGTTTTATATCAAACAATTTTAATAAAAAAGAATTATTTTTCAGCAAGAAAAATTACATAAAAAATATCCAAAATTATGAATTTTTATTCCCTGATTTATTTTTAAAATACTATAACTATAATAATAAAGATTCTTCTTTTAAACTCTTTGAATTTGACAAACTTAATATAAAAAAATTTAAAAACTCGTTGGATTTAGGAGAAAAAAATATATATAGCAATTATATTAAAGAAAAATTGTTTTTGGATTATTATTTTCCTGATTTATATATTGCTATTAAATAA
- a CDS encoding cyclic nucleotide-binding domain-containing protein produces the protein MKDFFNPGEVLLKENEIYNFCYYIISGKVNTSLKNRELSSGEFIGAMGFLTGKPLLESYVANTKVEVLKIDKDTIPKILEEKEFSLFLEHIGKLYINIFFNSLYGITPNIYELLISKAMVTNRKDLIEDMQLDETDVLLAELDQILNAGEIFESELPEDPEIATESFKSLFNKENIDLAGIIVFTTNYIRKNTGNSQLCEDLIYGFEKSIEIEDRALVKYFLYLSCIYCNDSKRIKEVLEEYLEILRFWGIPAWGEMMIRIENYDVFLNIFNKKNTGDKNEM, from the coding sequence ATGAAAGATTTTTTTAATCCTGGCGAAGTATTATTAAAAGAAAATGAAATTTATAACTTTTGTTATTATATTATATCCGGGAAAGTTAATACTTCTCTTAAAAATAGAGAATTGAGTTCTGGAGAATTTATTGGCGCAATGGGTTTTTTAACAGGAAAACCTTTATTAGAAAGCTATGTGGCAAACACAAAAGTTGAAGTATTGAAAATAGATAAAGACACTATACCAAAGATACTTGAAGAAAAGGAATTTTCATTATTCCTGGAACACATTGGAAAACTATATATAAATATCTTTTTTAATAGTTTATATGGAATTACACCTAACATTTATGAACTTTTAATTTCAAAAGCAATGGTGACAAATAGGAAAGATCTAATTGAAGACATGCAACTCGATGAAACAGATGTATTGTTAGCAGAATTAGATCAAATCTTAAATGCCGGTGAAATATTCGAATCCGAACTCCCAGAGGATCCAGAAATTGCTACAGAAAGCTTTAAATCACTATTCAATAAGGAAAATATTGATCTGGCCGGTATAATAGTTTTTACAACAAATTATATACGAAAAAACACAGGCAATAGCCAACTTTGTGAAGATTTAATCTATGGATTTGAGAAATCCATAGAAATAGAAGATAGAGCATTAGTAAAATATTTTTTGTATTTATCATGTATATATTGTAACGATTCTAAAAGAATAAAGGAAGTTCTGGAGGAATATTTAGAAATATTAAGATTTTGGGGAATTCCAGCCTGGGGTGAAATGATGATTAGAATAGAAAATTATGACGTATTTTTAAATATATTTAACAAAAAAAATACTGGTGATAAAAATGAAATGTGA
- the tdh gene encoding L-threonine 3-dehydrogenase, with product MKAIVKKFPGKGFVLDEVEIPKIEEPNEVKVKVLNASICGTDLHIWKWDEWSQERIKTPQIDGHEFVGEVVEVGPMVKGLKPGDIVASETHIPCGVCKQCKTGKMHVCKNMKILGVDRDGVFAEYVVVPEIVLWKLDPSIPKEYASVMEPLGNAIHTVTSVDLRGKTVLITGAGPIGAIAVQVAKISGAATVIVSEVSEYRINMAKEMGADYIINPLEKNLVEEVMKLTNNDGADVLLEMSGNPTALNDGIEALTNAGEAAILGVFPTNPVPFAMNTAVFKNITIHCITGRKMFETWQIASEWLRTKRIDLSKLITHILPMEEFEKGFELMNSKKSGKIVLKISE from the coding sequence ATGAAAGCCATTGTAAAAAAATTTCCAGGAAAAGGATTTGTATTAGATGAGGTAGAAATACCGAAAATTGAAGAACCAAACGAAGTTAAAGTAAAAGTTTTAAATGCTTCCATTTGTGGAACAGACCTTCATATCTGGAAATGGGATGAATGGTCACAGGAAAGAATCAAAACACCACAGATCGATGGACATGAATTCGTGGGTGAGGTTGTAGAAGTTGGACCTATGGTTAAAGGATTAAAACCAGGAGATATTGTAGCCTCTGAAACCCATATCCCATGTGGTGTATGTAAGCAATGTAAGACCGGGAAAATGCATGTATGTAAAAACATGAAAATATTAGGTGTAGATAGAGACGGTGTATTTGCAGAATATGTTGTTGTTCCAGAGATTGTATTATGGAAATTAGATCCTTCAATTCCAAAAGAATACGCTTCTGTTATGGAACCTTTAGGAAATGCTATTCATACTGTAACCTCAGTAGACTTAAGAGGGAAAACAGTTTTAATAACAGGGGCTGGTCCAATTGGTGCAATTGCAGTTCAAGTTGCGAAAATTTCTGGCGCCGCAACTGTAATTGTTAGCGAAGTTTCAGAATATAGAATAAATATGGCAAAAGAGATGGGTGCTGATTACATTATAAATCCTTTAGAAAAGAATTTAGTTGAAGAAGTTATGAAATTAACAAATAATGATGGTGCAGATGTTTTATTGGAAATGTCTGGTAATCCAACTGCATTAAATGATGGAATTGAAGCTTTAACAAATGCTGGAGAAGCAGCGATTTTAGGTGTATTTCCTACAAATCCTGTACCTTTTGCAATGAATACTGCAGTATTTAAAAATATCACTATTCATTGTATAACTGGAAGAAAAATGTTTGAAACATGGCAAATTGCTTCAGAATGGTTAAGGACGAAAAGAATAGATTTATCAAAATTAATTACCCATATTCTTCCAATGGAAGAATTTGAAAAGGGATTTGAACTTATGAATTCTAAAAAAAGTGGAAAAATTGTATTAAAAATTTCAGAATAA